From Leptospira limi, one genomic window encodes:
- a CDS encoding helix-turn-helix domain-containing protein, which translates to MDILFIKPPSEWESFIKEFWVWREVKSIELPWIIPSYECEMVFHLGEPPMVETESGETLLLPKSHLVGPQTRRWRVLSPSQLNLVSIRFYVASLYALFSKQGLNLKNQFPEIPYNAGLVKRFQGAKMKETDIIQSLSEYLKNFPGKQTEVPTYVRFALMELTNPKTRINSVTKKLGISRKQLERKFQEVVGLNPSEYRSVHRVLSLVRNPEHYQTNNPNLRLTDIAQNFEYADQSHFNHDFKRNSGTIPKDWFAEFEKMSHFYKQTNEEK; encoded by the coding sequence GTGGACATTCTATTTATAAAACCTCCTTCTGAATGGGAATCTTTTATCAAAGAGTTTTGGGTTTGGAGGGAGGTAAAATCAATCGAATTACCTTGGATCATACCGTCTTACGAATGTGAGATGGTTTTTCATTTGGGAGAGCCACCGATGGTAGAAACAGAATCGGGAGAAACCTTATTATTGCCTAAATCCCATCTGGTTGGTCCACAAACAAGAAGGTGGCGTGTTCTCTCTCCATCTCAGTTAAACTTAGTTTCCATCCGTTTTTATGTGGCATCTCTCTATGCACTCTTTTCTAAACAAGGTCTAAATTTAAAAAATCAATTTCCGGAAATTCCGTATAACGCTGGATTGGTGAAAAGGTTCCAAGGAGCAAAAATGAAGGAAACGGATATCATCCAATCTTTGTCGGAGTATTTAAAGAATTTTCCTGGGAAACAAACAGAAGTTCCGACTTATGTTAGATTTGCCCTTATGGAACTAACTAATCCCAAAACCAGAATCAATTCGGTTACAAAAAAATTAGGCATCTCAAGAAAACAATTGGAACGAAAATTCCAAGAAGTGGTGGGACTCAATCCATCCGAATACCGATCTGTCCATCGTGTGTTATCACTTGTAAGGAATCCCGAACATTACCAAACAAACAATCCAAATCTTCGTCTAACCGATATAGCACAGAATTTTGAATACGCAGACCAGTCCCATTTCAATCATGATTTTAAACGAAATTCGGGAACGATCCCAAAAGATTGGTTTGCCGAATTTGAAAAAATGTCTCATTTTTACAAGCAAACAAACGAGGAAAAGTGA
- a CDS encoding heavy metal translocating P-type ATPase, translating into MVIHLETLNKTTEHTLDLFGMTCANCALRIEKGLSKLPGVSEVRVNFARESVFLRAEEQIPVDTLLKTVESLGYQATEHDPNKQSETEKKQKDHIRVLKIRFILSTLFSLPLFYGMVTHFQFLSFLPMPHILMDRWVQMIIATPVQFLIGFPFYQSAYRALRNGTANMDVLVVIGTSAAYGYSIFGKDLYFETSAVLITFILGGKWIEHMAKGKSSDGIKALLSLRPETATVKSNGVWTEVPNEYLKQGDLVLVKALERFPMDGIVKEGESFADESMLTGESMPVEKKLGDKILGGTVNGNGSLVVKAMKVGNDTTLSHIIKSVEESLGTKAPIQRIADQISAYFVPVVIALSVLDFLVWYFVLAPGEITKAIETSIAILVIACPCALGLATPISLLVGTGRAAKRGVLFRSAEALESVSKINMIFFDKTGTLTEGKPKITGVLTSGISEDQKSLVFGHVLAMEETSDHPLAKAILAFGKEKDYRSVDLGIVKTITSPGGGIQTEIEGYVYYAGKQSFVEEKGFFIPDSINTSVEEWIREGVSLVFVGIKGKIDGMIVFRIEDQIRESAKQAIDDLRSIGVEPVLLTGDNPTAANKVAKSVGITAVYSSLLPEEKAKIIKQLKDSNIHSAMVGDGINDAPALASAGVGIAMGTGSDIAISTADVVLVNGDIQRIMDLIKIGKDTVLNIRQNFGWALGYNLLGIPIAASGLLAPWVSGAAMAFSSVSVVFNALRMSRWK; encoded by the coding sequence ATGGTTATACACTTGGAAACGTTAAATAAAACCACAGAACATACGTTAGATCTCTTTGGTATGACCTGTGCGAATTGTGCCCTTCGAATTGAGAAGGGCCTTTCCAAACTCCCCGGTGTATCTGAAGTGAGAGTCAATTTTGCTCGTGAATCGGTTTTCCTAAGAGCAGAAGAACAAATACCAGTTGATACACTCTTAAAAACAGTGGAGTCTCTCGGTTACCAAGCAACGGAACATGATCCAAACAAACAATCAGAAACAGAAAAAAAACAGAAAGATCACATTCGGGTTTTAAAAATTCGATTTATCCTTTCTACACTTTTTTCACTTCCTCTGTTTTATGGAATGGTGACTCATTTCCAATTTTTATCCTTTTTACCAATGCCCCATATTTTGATGGACCGATGGGTGCAGATGATCATCGCAACTCCTGTTCAATTTTTGATAGGGTTTCCATTTTATCAATCTGCTTACCGTGCACTTCGCAATGGAACAGCGAATATGGATGTACTTGTGGTGATTGGAACGTCGGCGGCTTATGGATATAGTATCTTTGGAAAAGATTTATATTTTGAGACTTCAGCTGTCCTCATCACATTTATATTAGGTGGTAAGTGGATTGAACATATGGCGAAAGGGAAAAGTAGTGATGGGATAAAAGCATTACTTTCACTTCGTCCAGAAACTGCTACAGTGAAATCAAACGGAGTTTGGACAGAAGTTCCCAATGAATACCTAAAACAAGGGGACTTGGTTCTAGTCAAAGCTCTGGAAAGATTTCCAATGGATGGGATTGTAAAGGAAGGAGAAAGTTTTGCCGATGAATCCATGTTAACCGGTGAGAGTATGCCAGTGGAGAAAAAACTAGGAGATAAAATCCTTGGTGGAACAGTGAATGGGAACGGCTCACTCGTTGTGAAAGCCATGAAGGTAGGAAATGATACCACTTTATCCCATATCATCAAATCGGTAGAGGAATCTCTTGGAACCAAAGCTCCCATCCAAAGGATTGCAGACCAGATATCAGCTTACTTTGTACCAGTTGTTATTGCCCTTAGTGTCCTAGACTTTCTTGTTTGGTACTTTGTTCTGGCGCCGGGTGAGATCACAAAGGCGATTGAAACAAGTATTGCCATCCTTGTCATTGCATGTCCTTGTGCACTTGGTCTTGCAACTCCGATCTCACTCCTTGTTGGAACGGGAAGAGCTGCCAAACGCGGGGTACTCTTTCGTAGTGCAGAGGCGTTGGAATCAGTATCAAAGATCAATATGATCTTTTTTGATAAAACGGGAACTCTCACGGAAGGAAAACCTAAGATAACAGGTGTTCTCACATCTGGGATATCGGAAGATCAAAAATCTTTAGTTTTTGGGCATGTGCTTGCAATGGAAGAAACATCTGATCACCCTTTAGCAAAAGCCATTTTGGCTTTTGGAAAAGAGAAGGACTATCGATCTGTCGATCTTGGGATCGTAAAAACGATCACTTCTCCTGGTGGAGGAATTCAAACCGAAATTGAAGGTTATGTATATTATGCCGGAAAACAATCGTTTGTGGAAGAAAAGGGGTTTTTTATCCCAGACAGCATTAATACTAGTGTCGAAGAATGGATCCGTGAAGGTGTGAGTTTGGTGTTTGTTGGAATCAAAGGGAAAATCGATGGTATGATCGTTTTTCGCATCGAAGACCAAATCCGTGAATCCGCAAAACAAGCGATTGACGACTTACGTTCCATTGGAGTAGAACCCGTCCTTCTAACGGGAGACAATCCAACAGCTGCCAATAAAGTCGCTAAATCAGTGGGGATCACTGCTGTGTATTCGAGTTTGTTACCTGAAGAAAAAGCAAAGATCATAAAACAACTGAAGGATTCCAATATCCATAGTGCAATGGTGGGAGATGGGATCAATGATGCTCCTGCACTTGCTTCTGCTGGTGTCGGTATTGCGATGGGAACCGGATCAGACATTGCCATCAGTACGGCGGATGTTGTCCTTGTGAATGGTGATATCCAAAGGATTATGGATTTGATCAAAATCGGAAAGGATACAGTTTTAAATATCCGCCAAAATTTTGGTTGGGCACTTGGATATAATTTACTTGGAATTCCGATTGCTGCTTCTGGTTTACTTGCTCCATGGGTGAGTGGTGCTGCCATGGCGTTTAGTTCTGTGTCCGTTGTCTTCAATGCCCTTCGTATGAGTCGATGGAAATAG
- a CDS encoding heavy-metal-associated domain-containing protein: protein MVNYEIEGMTCNHCKMTVEKIFAENGKKATADVDHEIVSVNETLTEEELEKLRNRLSEDGYTLGNVK from the coding sequence ATGGTTAATTATGAAATAGAAGGAATGACTTGTAATCATTGTAAGATGACTGTAGAAAAAATTTTTGCCGAAAATGGCAAAAAAGCAACTGCTGATGTAGATCACGAAATTGTATCAGTGAATGAAACTCTAACAGAAGAGGAGTTGGAAAAACTTCGAAACCGTTTGAGTGAGGATGGTTATACACTTGGAAACGTTAAATAA
- the cueR gene encoding Cu(I)-responsive transcriptional regulator — protein MNIGELSKSSGVSSKLIRHYESIGLIPETRRNDNGYRLYTDDDVHYVRFIKRSRELGFSLEDIKSLLGLWKNKSRSSRQVKQLAEKHLEYLNLKLKQIKDMADTLKHLVHNCHGDHRPDCPILKNLEMN, from the coding sequence GTGAATATTGGAGAACTTTCCAAATCATCTGGAGTCTCATCCAAACTCATTCGCCATTACGAAAGTATTGGGCTTATCCCAGAGACAAGAAGGAATGATAATGGTTATCGATTGTACACGGACGATGACGTACACTATGTACGATTCATCAAACGATCAAGAGAACTTGGATTTTCGTTGGAAGACATTAAAAGTTTGTTAGGGCTTTGGAAAAACAAATCCAGAAGTAGCAGACAAGTGAAACAACTTGCCGAAAAACACCTTGAATATCTCAATTTAAAATTAAAACAAATCAAAGATATGGCAGATACATTAAAACATTTGGTCCACAATTGCCATGGTGACCATAGACCCGACTGCCCTATCCTAAAAAATTTAGAAATGAATTAG
- a CDS encoding SGNH/GDSL hydrolase family protein: protein MKKVDPQSKSSSWSKLGLFLSVMVVLFFGLRWLDQNQFQYNLPYGYFHYPKEQTIPFFRKGVPEPGKIGKFGIRESTVKDKSNCHELFLGDSQTFGSGIFWKDTFSEILNRETNCQWTNVSMPGFTLENEYAMFQEIKDHIPFEHVYLVVYGNDIYETGETPDYIHFVDKQKWTTKVLGLFLPNYTWLVLKKQYFDSVQKRMEIEIQKFANTNYQSEQSPPPSNEEETGEETFPSFRTLYSISPNYFKESLDVNSVSNQNFQKWKRILLHLFSDLQTNHKKFTMIYIPLDVEFDPKRFAVYEKIGFSMDRKWLVGDSEFILALRTFSESNQIQLIDMREIFRNQNQLLQKEDIHFNEKANRLIADAIKQSM, encoded by the coding sequence ATGAAAAAAGTAGATCCTCAATCAAAATCAAGTTCTTGGTCAAAACTGGGATTATTCCTTTCTGTGATGGTCGTACTATTTTTTGGACTACGTTGGCTCGACCAAAATCAATTCCAATACAATTTGCCTTATGGATATTTCCATTATCCCAAAGAGCAAACAATTCCATTTTTTAGAAAGGGTGTACCGGAACCTGGTAAAATTGGGAAATTTGGAATTCGTGAATCGACTGTAAAAGACAAATCAAATTGCCACGAATTATTTTTAGGAGATTCACAAACGTTTGGTTCTGGTATTTTTTGGAAGGATACTTTTTCGGAAATTCTAAATCGAGAAACAAACTGCCAATGGACAAATGTAAGTATGCCTGGGTTTACCTTGGAAAATGAATATGCAATGTTTCAAGAGATCAAAGACCATATTCCTTTTGAACATGTATATCTAGTTGTGTATGGCAATGATATTTATGAAACAGGAGAGACACCTGATTATATCCACTTTGTAGACAAACAAAAATGGACCACAAAAGTTTTGGGATTGTTTCTCCCTAATTACACTTGGCTCGTATTGAAAAAACAATATTTTGATTCAGTGCAAAAGAGAATGGAAATTGAGATTCAAAAGTTTGCTAATACCAATTACCAATCAGAACAAAGTCCTCCACCTTCCAATGAAGAAGAAACGGGAGAGGAAACATTTCCTTCCTTTCGAACTTTATATTCCATCAGTCCAAATTATTTCAAAGAATCCTTGGATGTGAATTCAGTATCCAATCAAAATTTCCAAAAATGGAAACGTATTTTGTTACATTTGTTTTCAGACTTACAAACAAATCATAAGAAGTTTACAATGATTTATATCCCACTCGATGTGGAATTTGATCCAAAACGATTTGCTGTGTATGAAAAAATTGGATTCTCAATGGATAGAAAATGGTTGGTTGGGGATTCGGAATTCATTCTCGCATTACGAACTTTTAGCGAATCAAACCAGATACAATTGATTGATATGCGTGAAATTTTTAGAAATCAAAATCAACTTTTGCAAAAAGAAGACATCCACTTCAATGAAAAAGCAAATCGTTTGATTGCAGATGCCATCAAACAATCAATGTAA
- a CDS encoding LA_3751/LA_3752 family putative glycosyltransferase: MIHSKKAIGFLYGVGFLAILYIFFKTIPTISFSDFSLFEWQLKQVLKGSLHLPYPFITTDPNLEFFPLPNVFFHLTNTNIDSTFPNLYPILFSPFYWIGGKTGIQLIQLILFFWAIWLFFSIKRDHILTLILLFGSSISIYTNLIHDSIFIFFLEVLLLYNLQRQNVTFASLLSLFLVWMRPEFIFVICLLPSYFEWKNIWKQYLMWFGFFLFIFLTTNFILYSTVLPLRLFKNSTYHLNSEIVVYLFRLLIEQIPAFTIFLILSVISVFRKQFKLQFFILILFTCVIILSSPNTGGHNTPRYLFCLVPFYVLSLHSNLYETLHRNNFGILMVLLLTIYSIYQWQYQTKELIKISKFQSNTLVCLNQIPEQTIVFNNSDFSFVALPLNEQNKNLFLLKENPEENAFSSFLAGNHIHSFAFVELPPSPYAIPNPLVIPNCDNNCQFRIVDQYPLPNAMLPIMVTSFQRVFP; the protein is encoded by the coding sequence ATGATCCATTCTAAAAAAGCAATAGGTTTCTTATATGGAGTTGGTTTTTTAGCCATCCTTTACATTTTCTTCAAAACAATTCCAACGATATCATTTTCCGATTTTTCCTTGTTTGAATGGCAATTGAAACAAGTTTTGAAAGGCTCTTTACATCTACCTTATCCTTTTATCACCACTGACCCGAACTTAGAATTTTTCCCCTTACCGAATGTATTCTTTCACCTAACAAATACCAACATCGATTCAACGTTTCCCAATTTATATCCCATCTTATTTTCTCCTTTTTATTGGATCGGAGGAAAAACAGGGATACAATTGATCCAACTCATCCTTTTCTTTTGGGCGATATGGCTCTTTTTTTCAATCAAACGAGACCATATACTCACTCTTATTCTTTTGTTTGGGTCTTCGATCTCGATTTATACCAATTTAATCCACGATTCAATTTTTATATTTTTCTTAGAAGTTCTCTTATTGTATAATCTCCAAAGACAAAACGTTACCTTCGCATCCTTACTGAGTTTGTTTTTAGTTTGGATGAGACCGGAATTTATTTTTGTCATTTGTTTACTTCCCTCTTATTTTGAATGGAAAAACATTTGGAAACAATACTTAATGTGGTTTGGTTTCTTTCTTTTTATTTTTCTCACTACCAATTTTATTTTATATTCTACCGTTTTACCCCTTCGGCTTTTTAAAAACTCCACATACCATTTGAACTCGGAAATCGTTGTTTATTTATTTCGATTGTTAATCGAACAAATCCCGGCATTCACTATATTTTTAATTTTAAGTGTTATTTCTGTTTTCCGAAAACAATTCAAATTACAATTTTTTATTTTAATTCTTTTTACTTGTGTGATCATACTATCCTCACCTAACACAGGAGGACACAATACACCTAGATATCTATTTTGTTTAGTTCCTTTTTACGTTCTGTCACTCCATTCCAATCTTTACGAAACATTACATCGAAATAATTTTGGTATCCTTATGGTATTACTCCTCACGATCTATTCTATCTACCAATGGCAATACCAAACAAAAGAATTGATTAAAATTTCAAAATTCCAATCCAATACATTGGTATGCTTAAACCAAATCCCTGAACAAACAATTGTATTTAATAATTCTGATTTTTCTTTTGTTGCCTTACCACTCAACGAACAAAACAAGAACCTATTTTTACTAAAGGAAAATCCAGAAGAGAATGCCTTTAGTTCATTTTTGGCTGGGAACCACATCCATTCCTTTGCGTTTGTCGAATTACCTCCATCACCCTATGCAATTCCCAATCCACTTGTGATTCCCAACTGTGACAACAATTGCCAATTCCGCATTGTGGACCAATACCCATTACCAAATGCAATGTTGCCAATTATGGTAACAAGTTTCCAAAGGGTATTCCCATGA
- a CDS encoding STAS domain-containing protein, which yields MKNSFKFSNTEKKERTLAVVIQIKNEDISFDGLSGFRERIMSTIQNSKEDVQLDFSEITMSLDSATIGELMKYHAALESQNLQLKLSGVNKLIRTVFRLNKLDTILHLID from the coding sequence ATGAAAAATTCTTTCAAATTTTCCAATACAGAAAAAAAAGAGAGAACATTGGCAGTAGTGATTCAAATCAAAAACGAAGATATTTCTTTCGATGGGTTGAGTGGGTTTCGTGAAAGGATTATGTCTACCATTCAAAATTCGAAAGAAGATGTTCAACTCGATTTTTCGGAGATCACTATGTCCTTGGATAGTGCAACCATCGGTGAATTGATGAAATACCACGCCGCACTTGAATCTCAAAATCTTCAATTAAAACTCTCTGGAGTTAATAAATTGATTCGAACTGTCTTCCGGCTCAACAAACTCGATACCATTTTACATTTAATCGATTAA
- a CDS encoding hybrid sensor histidine kinase/response regulator codes for MEKGSILEGKRILVAEDDAVLGYYLKKQLTELGYQVVHAKDGKLALQYFQEYPFPVVITDHEMPGLNGEELITALNAYDVEPVIIMITGNTDPKFIVKVMKLGIFDYIIKPIQDFEIAIKVKRALEFYGMKRVETISRKEQQLRLEGQLEWIQWKEKMGSVGKFKRQNQNLFESLKHSFCQGAGFGALVSILKMIRDTSEFDGKFYKIESELMELIQINADMAEKSVNQFAEIDSLISSDVPLKKYTIQELYHELKTWLVEISYILKIQNHNVIISEINQNHSVKFLLVNEICIKTSFIEIMTNACKFSVPNSTVTVIIKVEQDWFKCAVYNEPIPNFDGTIGIPIQSEHLIFEPFYRLSKNVFEQYGTLDFGLGLSYVDTCIKKHNGKISIFNVKDHLDWNGNPKTKVAFQIALPIQPMN; via the coding sequence TTGGAGAAAGGATCCATTTTGGAAGGGAAACGTATATTAGTTGCAGAAGATGATGCAGTTTTAGGTTATTATTTAAAAAAGCAACTTACTGAACTTGGTTACCAAGTAGTTCATGCAAAAGATGGCAAACTTGCTTTGCAGTATTTTCAAGAATATCCATTTCCTGTTGTCATTACAGATCATGAAATGCCTGGATTGAATGGCGAAGAATTGATTACCGCTTTAAATGCATATGATGTTGAGCCTGTTATCATTATGATCACAGGAAATACAGATCCAAAATTTATAGTGAAAGTGATGAAATTAGGGATTTTTGATTATATCATAAAACCAATTCAAGATTTTGAAATCGCAATCAAAGTAAAACGTGCATTAGAGTTTTACGGAATGAAACGTGTTGAAACAATCTCACGTAAAGAACAACAATTGAGATTAGAAGGCCAGCTGGAATGGATCCAATGGAAAGAAAAGATGGGATCTGTAGGGAAATTCAAAAGACAGAACCAAAATCTATTTGAAAGTTTAAAACATAGTTTTTGCCAAGGTGCTGGATTTGGTGCTTTGGTTTCAATCTTAAAGATGATTCGAGATACTAGTGAGTTCGATGGAAAATTTTACAAAATCGAATCAGAGTTAATGGAATTAATCCAAATAAATGCAGATATGGCAGAGAAGTCTGTAAATCAATTTGCGGAAATTGATTCATTGATAAGCTCAGATGTACCACTAAAAAAATACACAATCCAAGAGTTATACCATGAATTAAAAACTTGGCTCGTAGAAATTTCATACATTCTGAAAATTCAAAATCACAATGTTATTATCAGCGAGATCAATCAAAACCATTCAGTGAAATTTTTATTAGTAAATGAAATCTGTATTAAAACATCATTTATAGAGATTATGACAAATGCTTGTAAATTCTCTGTGCCAAATTCCACTGTAACAGTTATCATTAAAGTGGAACAGGATTGGTTTAAATGTGCTGTATATAATGAACCAATCCCAAATTTTGATGGTACGATTGGCATACCAATTCAATCAGAGCATTTGATTTTTGAGCCATTTTATCGGTTATCGAAAAATGTTTTTGAACAGTATGGAACTCTAGACTTTGGCTTAGGATTGAGTTATGTTGATACCTGCATCAAAAAACATAATGGCAAAATTTCTATTTTTAATGTGAAAGACCATTTGGATTGGAATGGGAATCCGAAAACCAAAGTAGCCTTTCAAATTGCTTTACCAATCCAACCTATGAACTAA